The segment CCGTCAGGCCAATTTACTGCAATTGATCAGTGTCATGTTACTCGCACACACCTTGATCCTGTTTGCGGGCTGGTTCAGGCTAAGTTTTATGCTGAACACTACTGCTGCTTTTTATGCAGGTGTACAACCCTTTCTCCTTGGGGCTCTCTACAAGTCGATTGCTGCCGCTGTGATCGTTTACGCATTACGAAAGCATATATGGAAAAGCGCTGTAGCCAACTGATGAGTTTCAACTCAGTTTATTGATCATCCAGTTAAAAATACTACTGTAGCGAGTCGGAAAAAGGCGTTGGATCTTATCCAGAACTTTGGCATCAGGGCCGATCAATACCCGTTTTTTGTTTTTCAAAACCGCATTGAGAATCTGCTGTGCTGCCGATTCAGCTGTGGTCTGGGCGATCTTGTCAAAATCTTTTACCGCTTTATTGCGTTCAGTAATCAATTCTTGTGTGGCATTCTCACCGACACGCGCCAGCTTGGCGATATTGGTTTTGATGCCACCAGGATGCACGCTGGTACAACTCACATGCGAATCCATGGCATCTAATTCAATTCGGAGAGCCTCAGTCAGACCACGTACCGCAAACTTGCTTGAGTTATAAGCGCTCTGGTTCTCAACCGCCAGTAATCCGAATAAACTGGATACGTTTATTATGTTGCCCCACTCTGCGTTCTGCAGGATTGGTAAAAAAGCTTTACAGCCATATAAAACGCCGTAAAAATTGATGTCCATTAGCCATTTAAAGTCTTCTATGGATGTATTCAGCAATGAGCCCGACGCCAAAGCAACACCAGCGTTGTTAAACAGCAGATTGACATGGCCAAACTCGTTAGCAACGCGCTCGGCATAGGCAAACACCGCCTCACGATCAGCCACATCAAGTGTTGCAAGCTGAATGTTAATTTCATTATTCTGAATAAGATCGTGCGTGTGCTGCAAACTTGCGTGATCAATATCGGAGAGTGCCAAATGGGCACCGGCATCGGCGAGTTGTATGGCTAGTTGTCTACCGATACCTGATCCGGCACCGGTGATAACCGCGACGCAGTTTTTAAATTTTTGCATGTTTGGATTTCTTTTATTATTAGTTATTGTGAGCGGATATTAATTCAAGCTTTGGTCCGAAATATTTAGCAATAAGTTGGCCAACCAGTTTTTAAAGTTGTAATCAGAATCGTGTTCTCCGAATTCCAGGGCCTGCTGCAAACGCTCACCCATGACTACGTCACCAATCAACGCCATTGTCACCAACATAACCAGTTTTTTGGTGTTTTCAATTTTAACGACAGGGTCAATTTGCAAACGTAATTGATGAGCCATCTCAACAATTTGATGCATATTATCCTGAATGGAATTATCGGTACCACTCAAGGCCAACCAGATCGCAAGTTTACCCTGTTCACCTTGGTAGGCCGTGTCAAGAACATGACTCACACTCTGCACCAGATTCTCCGGTTTGGTATCCAGGCTTTTACGGATCGCCTGAGTGATTCGTGTGGTCGCGGCGTCGGAAACACGTTTTGCCAAGGCACTCATCAAACCCGCACGGGATCCGAAGTGGTAAATAATATTGGGGTGTGCCATACCGGCTTTTTTGGCAACCGCACTGATGCGCAGACCGGCAGGCCCCGATTCTGCCACGATGGCTTCGGTGGCATCCAGAATGGCATCTTTTGCCAAGTCACTGTTTTGATGAGTTTTTTTAGCCAAAATGTCTAAACCTTTTAGATAAGTGTTTGACTTAATAGTGTTCAATATATAGAATTTGAATCCTGTTTACAAGACTGTAAACAAAACTACTCATGAATAGGTGGCATTGTGCAAAAACAGCCAAAAATTATCGCAAAACCCATTAATCCATCAGATATGAGATCCGGTTCGAAGTTGAATATTGTGCCGCGTAAAGTCAACATTGACTATGACGACATCAATAGCCCTTTCTTTTTTGATAACAATGCTCCAATTTCGGCCTTTTGGACGGGCTTGTCCACCATGTTCCCTTTGGGTGAAAAAGAATTCATTAACTCCGTTTTATTATTCAAAGACAAAATAAGCGACAAAAAGCTACTTGCCGAAGTGCAGGACTTTGCGGTTCAGGAAGCGCATCACGCTGTTCAACATCGTAAGATCAACCAAACTTTTGAAAGTCTCGGTTATGCCGTGTCAAAAGTTGAAAGCTATATTGACGAAATGATCAAATACCGCATTGAGCACTGGACACCGGAACAGCGTTTGTCCCGTACGGTTTGTGCCGAACATGTTACGGCTACCATGGCACACTTTGCCCTGACTCATCCACACAGTCTGGACGCCGCACCAAAATCATTACAGGATCTGTTGCTGTGGCATTCGATCGAAGAGATCGAACACAAATCGGTTGCGTTTGATGTCTATAAGCATTGTGTGGGTGACATGAAAGCCCTGCGTAAACATTATCGCCATTTCGCTCTGATCGAGTTTCCTTTGCAGGTTCGTGGCATCACAAAATTCCTGCTTAAAGAACTGGGACATAAATCCACGCGTCAGGAACGTAAAGCCATGCGTAAATATTTATTTGGCAAAGAGGGATTGATACGTGCGGTAAGAAAAGTGTACTGGATGTTCAATCAAAAGGACTTTCACCCCTGGCAACACGATGACAGCAAGCTGGTGGAAGAATGGAAAGTCAAACTGGCACCATTCATTGCCCAGGACTTGGCGGCCTGATAAAGATCAATAAAGTGTAAAAAAAAAGGGAGCGATTGCTCCCGTTTTTTTTGATTGATCCAGCGTCGCTCAATGCTTTGCGGCGCTTTGTCCACCTGCATGTTCGTGTCGATCGGTTACATCAGGTTTATGCAAGGTTTTCCCTGCAGTTTGTAAACTCGGGTCACTCAACATGATCTCGATGAATTTAACCGGATTAATGAATCCGTTCCCCCATTCTGCATCGTATTCGATGGTAATACCTTCGTCCTGTATCTCTTCATCCGAAAGCCCCTGCTTTCTCAAGGCCATGAATTGCGAATGGATATCCAGTAACATCGCCTGGTATTTTTCAGGTCCGCTTTATTTGCCAAGGCACCGTGACCGGGAATAATTTGGGTATTCTCATCTGACAGTGCAAGAATTTTTTCGATGGTTTTCAGTAAACCTTTGAAAGTACCTCCCGCACTTACATCGATGAAGGGATAATTTCCATGGAAAAAGGTATCGCCCATATGGATAACATTGGCATTTCTAAAATGTATGATTGCATCACCATCGGTATGGGCATTCTTGACATGCATCACATGAATATGCTCACCATTGAGGTGAAAATTGATCTCGTTAGCAAAGGTAATAACCGGTAATGCTTCTTTGGGGCTGGCATTAACCGTATTATTGAACGCTTGCATCAACTGGTCTGTGCTTAAGCGCTTGCGTACATTTTTATGCGCCACGATCAAACTGCCGGAATTGGAGAAATTCTCATTGCCGCCGGTATGATCACCGTGCCAGTGCGTGTTGAACACAAAATTTACCGAATCCGAACCCAGTTCTTTAACTTTGGCTTTGAGCAAATTTGATAATGGCGCAAACTGGTCGTCGATCATGAACGCGCCATCTGCCCCAACGGACAAGCCAATATTCCCACCCTGCCCTTTGAGCATGTAAATTCCTGATCCCAGATCGGTATGGGTGATGGTCACCGATTGCTGTGCCAGTACTCCAGTTGTCGCGCTCAAACTAAAGCATAAGCCAAAAGCAATAGTCCATAATTTACAGTTAAACGTTCTCATAACAGGCCTCTGATCAATGATCTAATCGCGATAAAAGAATGACAATTGTAATAGATTCACTTATCGACAAATTGCATTTTTTCCAGGTCTTTGTCGACTTTGTCAATGTCGAAAACCTTGCCATTCATACAAATATACACACCTGCGGGTTTAGATTGCACCGCACCCAGTGCCATGCCAATGTTGAATACCGCATCGGTTGAACGAAACCGTGCCGGACTTAAGGACCCGGTGAGGACAATGGTTTTACCCGGTATGTCACCCAGGGCCAAGCCGGTTTGGGTCATGGTATCGGTTCCATGGGTGATCAAAATACGCTTTTCGGAGCAACTGCGTACTGCTGTATGCACCTCTGCACGATCTTGATCGGTAATTTCCAAACTGTCTTTTTGAAATAAGGTCAATACCCGGTAATCGAGTGTTACTAATGCTTCATCAAGGATTTGGGAAATGACCGGTGTACCGACCTCGAATTTACTATTGGCATCAAAATACACTTTATCAATGGTGCCACCCGTTGTAATGATGCAAATATCTTTTGACATGCGTTTAGTTCTCGAATGCCTGCCCAAGTATCAAATGAAAGGCACGACTGCCGCGGTCGGCATAACCGTATGACATGACCACAGCACCCAGCGGTGTGTTGGCACCCCAAAACAAGGAACCCGAGTAGCGTAACTCGGAAAGATCATAGCCCTGATCACGTGCCCAGGCATTTCCGGCTTCAATGCTAAAACCGGTATTACCGGGTATGGCAACATTAATCGAACGTGAAACCATAAAACGACCCAGGGCGATTTTTTCTCCACGGATCTCCCGGCGCTGCAATCCCGAGAGTCGTCCAAATCCACCCAGGTAAAACTCTTCATAAAACGGGATGTCTCCCGAAATGCCACTGCCAACTTCGAAACCGAGGTTATAAGTATTTTTTCCATTAGTCCAGATTTTGGTCATGGCCAGTAGAGCGCTCTCGTATTCCAGGTCAGAACCCATGCCTTCAATTTGCGATCGGTAACTGAATTCTCCTAAGAAGCCATCGGTTGGAAAATACGGCTTGTTCAGACTGTCGCGGTGCAAACTGACATGCACTCCGGCTTGATTCAGATTCGATTTAGGAACAATGTTTTCATCACCGATGCGTGGCTCGCCGTCAATCCGGTCGTAATGCACACCAATACGTGCCTGGGTATCACGGCGTAAGTAAAACCCGTAATCGATTTGGGCATCGGCACGGCGCAAAGTGTATTCAGCAATGCGGTTTTGATTGTCAAAAAAATCGATGGTCTCTTCGGAAAATGCAATTTTTGGAGCAACAAAA is part of the Gammaproteobacteria bacterium genome and harbors:
- a CDS encoding SDR family NAD(P)-dependent oxidoreductase; protein product: MQKFKNCVAVITGAGSGIGRQLAIQLADAGAHLALSDIDHASLQHTHDLIQNNEINIQLATLDVADREAVFAYAERVANEFGHVNLLFNNAGVALASGSLLNTSIEDFKWLMDINFYGVLYGCKAFLPILQNAEWGNIINVSSLFGLLAVENQSAYNSSKFAVRGLTEALRIELDAMDSHVSCTSVHPGGIKTNIAKLARVGENATQELITERNKAVKDFDKIAQTTAESAAQQILNAVLKNKKRVLIGPDAKVLDKIQRLFPTRYSSIFNWMINKLS
- a CDS encoding MBL fold metallo-hydrolase, producing MRTFNCKLWTIAFGLCFSLSATTGVLAQQSVTITHTDLGSGIYMLKGQGGNIGLSVGADGAFMIDDQFAPLSNLLKAKVKELGSDSVNFVFNTHWHGDHTGGNENFSNSGSLIVAHKNVRKRLSTDQLMQAFNNTVNASPKEALPVITFANEINFHLNGEHIHVMHVKNAHTDGDAIIHFRNANVIHMGDTFFHGNYPFIDVSAGGTFKGLLKTIEKILALSDENTQIIPGHGALANKADLKNTRRCYWISIRNSWP
- a CDS encoding TetR/AcrR family transcriptional regulator; this encodes MAKKTHQNSDLAKDAILDATEAIVAESGPAGLRISAVAKKAGMAHPNIIYHFGSRAGLMSALAKRVSDAATTRITQAIRKSLDTKPENLVQSVSHVLDTAYQGEQGKLAIWLALSGTDNSIQDNMHQIVEMAHQLRLQIDPVVKIENTKKLVMLVTMALIGDVVMGERLQQALEFGEHDSDYNFKNWLANLLLNISDQSLN
- a CDS encoding metal-dependent hydrolase, which codes for MQKQPKIIAKPINPSDMRSGSKLNIVPRKVNIDYDDINSPFFFDNNAPISAFWTGLSTMFPLGEKEFINSVLLFKDKISDKKLLAEVQDFAVQEAHHAVQHRKINQTFESLGYAVSKVESYIDEMIKYRIEHWTPEQRLSRTVCAEHVTATMAHFALTHPHSLDAAPKSLQDLLLWHSIEEIEHKSVAFDVYKHCVGDMKALRKHYRHFALIEFPLQVRGITKFLLKELGHKSTRQERKAMRKYLFGKEGLIRAVRKVYWMFNQKDFHPWQHDDSKLVEEWKVKLAPFIAQDLAA
- a CDS encoding asparaginase, whose product is MSKDICIITTGGTIDKVYFDANSKFEVGTPVISQILDEALVTLDYRVLTLFQKDSLEITDQDRAEVHTAVRSCSEKRILITHGTDTMTQTGLALGDIPGKTIVLTGSLSPARFRSTDAVFNIGMALGAVQSKPAGVYICMNGKVFDIDKVDKDLEKMQFVDK